In Nematostella vectensis chromosome 11, jaNemVect1.1, whole genome shotgun sequence, a genomic segment contains:
- the LOC5508119 gene encoding dolichyl-diphosphooligosaccharide--protein glycosyltransferase subunit 2 isoform X1, which yields MAARGVCLVLLALFGCSLAAKPASVLSVAEQARLRQTFQEAAPFRDLETAHYALKGLKFFKAPMPPNQNVCKFVEDNVDRSSILSVYHASSIIKVLGNCQLNLKDAEQMLADSIQEGAPTSTIFYAVSSLSNLGLKIDSAAVLKAVRAASSSDEDSVSSAIFAMNIAIQLPKGADINFIVDMVEDTVAQADEIDNTYLQFDGGLVPTAEVVTGAYKLGEYVKRTPTISEEQLVKFANYILSRKHVQEVKDCFFLLRSLNVLSNNEFHVPVVMQVYGSPLISNDNTVFKVRVTNVMDKALGKMTVTAVSAVDSEGTSILSNQNFKDGSEDDYIVLKADLGNSYFAAHSYELDFMSFKPSPGIYTLTVNVKPQKADPRLIGTSGAELKVKVVTKVSIDQVELSIIDKEHSHVVKSLKADFPTSVDKVLEADFHQRVVMKFAIKSTSDGELMTPHQAFVRLTNKKTKQEIFFVPEPDSSKMFKFDLDVGATAKDSFGSLSGKYSMDLIVGDAVIENPFEWNVGSIALTFADEPAKSKKEKQKMYAPKPQIDHMFNKPEKRPPQVVSNAFTALIFLPLLVMIVVWMKLGVNVSNFQFSLGAILFHVGLGAIFVLYYLFWIKLNMFTTLQLLTVIGGLTFLGGNSLLSSIAARRAKR from the exons ATGGCGGCACGAG GTGTTTGTCTGGTGTTGTTGGCTCTGTTTGGATGCAGTCTCGCCGCTAAGCCAGCCTCTGTCCTAAGTGTGGCAGAACAGGCCAGATTGCGCCAGACCTTCCAGGAGGCAGCCCCTTTTAGGGATTTGGAAACAGCCCACTACGCACTCAAGGGATTGAAGTTTTTCAAGGCCCCTATGCCTCCAAACCAG AATGTTTGCAAGTTTGTTGAGGATAATGTTGATAGAAGCAGCATATTGTCTGTCTACCATGCTTCCTCCATCATCAAAGTCTTGGGAAACTGTCAG CTCAATCTGAAGGATGCAGAACAAATGCTTGCAGATTCCATCCAGGAGGGGGCTCCAACAAGCACTATCTTTTATGCCGTCTCTTCTCTGAGTAATCTTGGTCTCAAAA TTGATAGTGCGGCTGTTCTCAAAGCTGTCCGTGCTGCCTCGAGTAGTGATGAAGATAGTGTTTCAAG TGCCATATTTGCTATGAACATTGCCATCCAGTTGCCTAAAGGGGCAGATATCAACTTTATTGTTGATATGGTTGAA GACACCGTGGCACAGGCTGATGAGATTGATAACACATATCTTCAG TTTGACGGAGGTCTAGTCCCAACAGCAGAGGTGGTCACTGGTGCATACAAGCTTGGCGAGTATGTTAAACGAACGCCAACTATTTCAGAG GAGCAACTGGTCAAGTTTGCCAACTACATCCTGTCAAGGAAACATGTTCAGGAAGTCAAAGATTGCTTTTTCCTCCTGCGTTCCCTCAATGTGTTATCAAACAATGAA TTCCATGTCCCAGTTGTGATGCAGGTGTATGGTTCACCCCTGATCTCAAATGACAATACAGTCTTCAAG GTGCGTGTGACTAATGTTATGGACAAGGCACTGGGCAAGATGACTGTGACAGCTGTCTCGGCAGTTGACTCAGAGGGAACCTCTATTTTGAGTAACCAAAACTTCAAGGATGGTTCTGAAGA TGACTATATTGTATTAAAGGCAGACCTCGGCAACAGTTACTTTGCTGCCCATAG TTATGAGCTGGACTTCATGTCCTTCAAGCCCAGCCCTGGTATCTATACACTCACTGTCAACGTCAAGCCACAGAAGGCGGATCCTAGATTGATTGGCACATCTGGGGCTGAG CTGAAGGTCAAGGTTGTTACAAAGGTCAGCATTGATCAAGTTGAACTGTCCATTATTGACAAAGAGCATTCCCATGTTGTAAAGTCTCTGAA GGCTGATTTCCCCACCTCTGTAGACAAAGTCCTTGAGGCTGATTTCCACCAACGTGTTGTGATGAAGTTTGCCATCAAAAGCACATCTGATGGAGAACTGATGACTCCTCACCAG GCGTTTGTGCGactaacaaacaaaaagacaaaacaagaGATTTTCTTCGTTCCAGAGCCAGACTCCAGTAAAATGTTCAAATTTGACTTG GATGTTGGTGCAACAGCTAAAGATTCCTTTGGCTCTCTATCTGGGAAGTATTCTATG GATCTTATTGTTGGAGATGCAGTTATTGAAAACCCATTTGAATGGAATGTT ggaTCAATCGCCCTAACATTTGCTGATGAGCCAGCGAAATCTAAGAAGGAGAAGCAGAAGATGTATGCACCCAAGCCTCAGATTGAT CACATGTTCAACAAACCTGAGAAGCGTCCACCACAAGTTGTATCCAATGCCTTCACTGCTCTTATCTTTCTGCCCCTACTTGTCATGATTGTTGTT TGGATGAAGCTGGGAGTTAATGTGTCCAACTTCCAGTTCTCTCTGGGTGCCATCCTCTTCCACGTTGGTCTTGGAG CCATCTTCGTTCTATACTATCTTTTCTGGATCAAATTG AACATGTTCACCACACTACAACTGCTGACTGTGATTGGCGGGCTCACGTTTCTTGGAGGCAACAGTCTACTTAGCAGCATTGCAGCGCGCAG GGCCAAGCGCTGA
- the LOC5508118 gene encoding protein ABHD13 — translation MSVEIPVEMDNAKRSIENTGFKTIETVGRLVLFVVLRFWRFCSAAMLTLLLLYWLYGGVVIFLLLTAAVLGALYHYQDSLLYFPEQPLSSRLFVQNPRVLGLPCENLYLKTQDGVRINVVFIKQVPPLQATAPTVLFFHGNAGNVGHRLMNAKALHSQCGCNVLLVEYRGYGKSEGSPSEHGFQLDAQASMDHLLSRTDIDPTQIIVFGRSLGGAVAIDLVSHPAYVQRAFALVVENTFVSIPAMANTLIAGLHRLPYFCFRNKFNSLSKIPNARVPTLFLSGMADQLIPPKMMKMLYQSSGSSLKKLEQFEGGSHNDTWQCFGYLDAISRFICEVHQAHADGIIPTPFPADSSASTPTGTSLLSSGRTQDI, via the exons ATGTCTGTAGAAATCCCGGTAGAAATGGATAACGCCAAGCGTTCGATCGAGAATACTGGCTTCAAGACTATAGAGACGGTCGGTCGTCTTGTGTTATTTGTTGTACTACGCTTCTGGAGATTCTGCAGTGCAGCAATGCTTACTCTTCTTCTCCTATATTGGCTTTATGGCGGCGTTGTGATTTTTCTCCTCCTCACTGCTGCAGTTCTAGGAGCACTTTACCACTACCAGGACTCATTATTATATTTCCCTGAACAGCCGTTATCTTCAAGACTTTTTGTACAAAACCCAAGAGTTCTGGGCCTACCGTGCGAAAATCTCTACTTGAAAACACAAGACGGAGTTAGAATAAATGTAGTATTTATTAAGCAAGTGCCACCATTACAAGCAACAGCACCAACTGTGTTATTTTTCCATGGAAATGCGGGCAATGTTGGACATAGACTGATGAATGCCAAGGCATTGCATAGTCAGTGTGGTTGTAATGTCTTGCTGGTGGAATATCGAGGTTATGGGAAGAGCGAAGGCAGCCCTAGTGAACATG GTTTTCAGCTTGATGCGCAAGCTTCTATGGACCACCTCCTTAGCCGCACAGACATTGATCCCACCCAGATCATTGTGTTTGGTCGATCACTGGGTGGAGCTGTTGCTATAGATCTTGTATCACACCCTGCATACGTCCAAAGGGCCTTTGCTCTTGTTGTCGAGAATACATTTGTTAGTATTCCTGCCATGGCAAACACTCTGATAGCTGGCCTTCACAGACTTCCATACTTCTGTTTTAGAAATAAG TTCAATTCACTTAGTAAGATTCCTAATGCAAGAGTTCCTACCCTATTCCTGTCTGGAATGGCAGATCAGCTCATACCACCAaaaatgatgaaaatgctCTATCAG TCTTCAGGATCCTCTTTGAAGAAGCTGGAACAATTTGAGGGAGGTAGCCATAATGACACGTGGCAGTGTTTTGGGTACCTGGATGCAATATCACGCTTTATTTGTGAG GTACACCAAGCTCATGCTGATGGCATTATCCCCACCCCCTTCCCTGCCGACAGCTCCGCCTCCACCCCGACAGGCACCAGTCTGCTTAGCTCAGGGCGAACACAAGATATCTAG
- the LOC5508119 gene encoding dolichyl-diphosphooligosaccharide--protein glycosyltransferase subunit 2 isoform X2, producing MAARGVCLVLLALFGCSLAAKPASVLSVAEQARLRQTFQEAAPFRDLETAHYALKGLKFFKAPMPPNQNVCKFVEDNVDRSSILSVYHASSIIKVLGNCQLNLKDAEQMLADSIQEGAPTSTIFYAVSSLSNLGLKIDSAAVLKAVRAASSSDEDSVSSAIFAMNIAIQLPKGADINFIVDMVEDTVAQADEIDNTYLQFDGGLVPTAEVVTGAYKLGEYVKRTPTISEEQLVKFANYILSRKHVQEVKDCFFLLRSLNVLSNNEFHVPVVMQVYGSPLISNDNTVFKVRVTNVMDKALGKMTVTAVSAVDSEGTSILSNQNFKDGSEDYELDFMSFKPSPGIYTLTVNVKPQKADPRLIGTSGAELKVKVVTKVSIDQVELSIIDKEHSHVVKSLKADFPTSVDKVLEADFHQRVVMKFAIKSTSDGELMTPHQAFVRLTNKKTKQEIFFVPEPDSSKMFKFDLDVGATAKDSFGSLSGKYSMDLIVGDAVIENPFEWNVGSIALTFADEPAKSKKEKQKMYAPKPQIDHMFNKPEKRPPQVVSNAFTALIFLPLLVMIVVWMKLGVNVSNFQFSLGAILFHVGLGAIFVLYYLFWIKLNMFTTLQLLTVIGGLTFLGGNSLLSSIAARRAKR from the exons ATGGCGGCACGAG GTGTTTGTCTGGTGTTGTTGGCTCTGTTTGGATGCAGTCTCGCCGCTAAGCCAGCCTCTGTCCTAAGTGTGGCAGAACAGGCCAGATTGCGCCAGACCTTCCAGGAGGCAGCCCCTTTTAGGGATTTGGAAACAGCCCACTACGCACTCAAGGGATTGAAGTTTTTCAAGGCCCCTATGCCTCCAAACCAG AATGTTTGCAAGTTTGTTGAGGATAATGTTGATAGAAGCAGCATATTGTCTGTCTACCATGCTTCCTCCATCATCAAAGTCTTGGGAAACTGTCAG CTCAATCTGAAGGATGCAGAACAAATGCTTGCAGATTCCATCCAGGAGGGGGCTCCAACAAGCACTATCTTTTATGCCGTCTCTTCTCTGAGTAATCTTGGTCTCAAAA TTGATAGTGCGGCTGTTCTCAAAGCTGTCCGTGCTGCCTCGAGTAGTGATGAAGATAGTGTTTCAAG TGCCATATTTGCTATGAACATTGCCATCCAGTTGCCTAAAGGGGCAGATATCAACTTTATTGTTGATATGGTTGAA GACACCGTGGCACAGGCTGATGAGATTGATAACACATATCTTCAG TTTGACGGAGGTCTAGTCCCAACAGCAGAGGTGGTCACTGGTGCATACAAGCTTGGCGAGTATGTTAAACGAACGCCAACTATTTCAGAG GAGCAACTGGTCAAGTTTGCCAACTACATCCTGTCAAGGAAACATGTTCAGGAAGTCAAAGATTGCTTTTTCCTCCTGCGTTCCCTCAATGTGTTATCAAACAATGAA TTCCATGTCCCAGTTGTGATGCAGGTGTATGGTTCACCCCTGATCTCAAATGACAATACAGTCTTCAAG GTGCGTGTGACTAATGTTATGGACAAGGCACTGGGCAAGATGACTGTGACAGCTGTCTCGGCAGTTGACTCAGAGGGAACCTCTATTTTGAGTAACCAAAACTTCAAGGATGGTTCTGAAGA TTATGAGCTGGACTTCATGTCCTTCAAGCCCAGCCCTGGTATCTATACACTCACTGTCAACGTCAAGCCACAGAAGGCGGATCCTAGATTGATTGGCACATCTGGGGCTGAG CTGAAGGTCAAGGTTGTTACAAAGGTCAGCATTGATCAAGTTGAACTGTCCATTATTGACAAAGAGCATTCCCATGTTGTAAAGTCTCTGAA GGCTGATTTCCCCACCTCTGTAGACAAAGTCCTTGAGGCTGATTTCCACCAACGTGTTGTGATGAAGTTTGCCATCAAAAGCACATCTGATGGAGAACTGATGACTCCTCACCAG GCGTTTGTGCGactaacaaacaaaaagacaaaacaagaGATTTTCTTCGTTCCAGAGCCAGACTCCAGTAAAATGTTCAAATTTGACTTG GATGTTGGTGCAACAGCTAAAGATTCCTTTGGCTCTCTATCTGGGAAGTATTCTATG GATCTTATTGTTGGAGATGCAGTTATTGAAAACCCATTTGAATGGAATGTT ggaTCAATCGCCCTAACATTTGCTGATGAGCCAGCGAAATCTAAGAAGGAGAAGCAGAAGATGTATGCACCCAAGCCTCAGATTGAT CACATGTTCAACAAACCTGAGAAGCGTCCACCACAAGTTGTATCCAATGCCTTCACTGCTCTTATCTTTCTGCCCCTACTTGTCATGATTGTTGTT TGGATGAAGCTGGGAGTTAATGTGTCCAACTTCCAGTTCTCTCTGGGTGCCATCCTCTTCCACGTTGGTCTTGGAG CCATCTTCGTTCTATACTATCTTTTCTGGATCAAATTG AACATGTTCACCACACTACAACTGCTGACTGTGATTGGCGGGCTCACGTTTCTTGGAGGCAACAGTCTACTTAGCAGCATTGCAGCGCGCAG GGCCAAGCGCTGA